A single window of Apodemus sylvaticus chromosome 4, mApoSyl1.1, whole genome shotgun sequence DNA harbors:
- the Mab21l2 gene encoding protein mab-21-like 2 — MIAAQAKLVYQLNKYYTERCQARKAAIAKTIREVCKVVSDVLKEVEVQEPRFISSLSEIDARYEGLEVISPTEFEVVLYLNQMGVFNFVDDGSLPGCAVLKLSDGRKRSMSLWVEFITASGYLSARKIRSRFQTLVAQAVDKCSYRDVVKMIADTSEVKLRIRERYVVQITPAFKCTGIWPRSAAQWPMPHIPWPGPNRVAEVKAEGFNLLSKECYSLTGKQSSAESDAWVLQFGEAENRLLMGGCRNKCLSVLKTLRDRHLELPGQPLNNYHMKTLLLYECEKHPRETDWDEACLGDRLNGILLQLISCLQCRRCPHYFLPNLDLFQGKPHSALESAAKQTWRLAREILTNPKSLDKL; from the coding sequence ATGATCGCCGCTCAGGCCAAGCTGGTTTACCAGCTCAATAAATACTACACCGAGCGCTGCCAGGCGCGCAAGGCTGCGATCGCCAAGACCATCCGAGAAGTCTGCAAGGTAGTGTCGGATGTGCTGAAGGAAGTGGAGGTGCAAGAGCCGCGCTTCATCAGCTCTCTGAGCGAGATTGACGCCCGCTACGAGGGGCTGGAGGTCATCTCGCCCACCGAGTTCGAGGTGGTACTCTACCTCAACCAGATGGGAGTCTTCAACTTCGTGGACGACGGATCTCTGCCCGGCTGTGCGGTGCTCAAACTAAGCGACGGGCGGAAGCGGAGCATGTCTCTTTGGGTCGAGTTCATCACAGCGTCTGGCTACCTCTCTGCACGCAAGATCCGCTCGCGGTTCCAGACACTGGTAGCCCAGGCGGTGGACAAGTGCAGCTACCGGGACGTGGTCAAAATGATCGCCGACACTAGTGAGGTCAAGTTGCGCATCAGGGAGCGCTACGTGGTGCAAATCACCCCAGCGTTCAAGTGCACCGGGATCTGGCCTCGCAGCGCGGCACAGTGGCCTATGCCCCACATCCCCTGGCCCGGCCCCAATCGGGTGGCGGAGGTCAAGGCCGAAGGGTTCAACTTGCTCTCCAAGGAGTGCTACTCGCTGACTGGCAAGCAGAGCTCCGCAGAAAGCGACGCCTGGGTGCTGCAGTTCGGTGAGGCGGAGAACCGCTTGCTCATGGGCGGCTGCAGAAACAAGTGCCTCTCGGTGCTGAAGACGCTGCGGGACCGCCACCTGGAGCTGCCTGGCCAGCCGCTCAATAACTACCACATGAAGACGCTGCTGCTGTACGAGTGCGAGAAACACCCGAGGGAAACGGACTGGGACGAGGCTTGCTTGGGCGACCGTCTGAATGGCATCCTGCTACAGCTCATCTCCTGCCTGCAGTGCCGCCGCTGCCCTCACTACTTTTTGCCCAACCTCGACCTCTTCCAGGGCAAGCCTCACTCGGCCCTGGAGAGCGCTGCCAAGCAGACCTGGAGATTGGCCAGGGAAATCCTCACCAATCCCAAAAGCTTGGACAAACTATAG